A stretch of DNA from Burkholderiales bacterium:
CGCGAGGGAGGAGCGATCCCAAAGTTTTTCTCCATTGTCGCTGCGGTACCCGCTACCTCGCGCGAAAGACGACGTGACGTGAGACCAGAAAATTGAACGAGAGCGCAGCGATCGAGCCGCAGGCAATGCCTAGGACGATCTGCATCGGAGCAGCGCCCAATACGTGAATCCAGATCAGATAGACCCCGACGTTGATCAGCGCCCCGAGGGCAGTGAACGTCAAATAGGGGAGCCAGGACGCCTTAGCGGACGACCGGAAGGTATAACGGCGGTTTAAGTGCCAAGTCACCGTGGCGGCGACAATGAATGCCACGATCCGGCCGGTAGTCGGGCCGGACTGAATGACTTCCGTCATGGCCAGCGTAATCGCAGCGTCGACCAAGAATCCGAGCGTGCCGACCGCGCAAAACCTGAGAAATGTCACCTGCGCTCATTCCAGCGGCCGGAACGCTGCGCGTGGGAACTGAAGGTAGATGAGTCGCTTTATCTCGTGCCGTCCGCGGGTGACGGTTTCGAGAACCAGGCCGACGCCGATGGAGAGAAAAGCGAGGATCATGATTCCGGTGGCCAGGATGGCCGTGGGGAAGCGAGGCACGAGACCCGTACGCAGCCACTCGAGGACGACGGGTATGCCGAGTGCCATCGAAAGGAGTGCGAGCAGGGCGGCCAGGATGCCGAAGAACTGAAATGGTTTCTCATGTTTGGACAGCGCTAGGATGAGACGGAGTATGCGAAATCCATCTCGGTAGGTCGAAAGCTTGCTCGTAGAGCCTGCCGGTCTCGCGCCGTACGGTGTCTCCATTTCTGTCACAGGCATGTTGAGTT
This window harbors:
- a CDS encoding GtrA family protein, whose product is MTFLRFCAVGTLGFLVDAAITLAMTEVIQSGPTTGRIVAFIVAATVTWHLNRRYTFRSSAKASWLPYLTFTALGALINVGVYLIWIHVLGAAPMQIVLGIACGSIAALSFNFLVSRHVVFRAR